The Heliangelus exortis chromosome 26, bHelExo1.hap1, whole genome shotgun sequence genome window below encodes:
- the KCNJ1 gene encoding ATP-sensitive inward rectifier potassium channel 1 — translation MFSYLRKRFSRHIRERSRRRARLVSKDGRCNIEFGNVGQSRFVFLIDIWTTILDLRWRYKMTIFISAFLGSWFLFGLLWYVVAYIHKDLPEFNPSINHTPCVENINGLTSAFLFSLETQVTIGYGFRCVTEQCATAIFLLIFQSILGVIINSFMCGAILAKISRSKNRAKTITFSKNAVISKRGGKLCLLIRVANLRKSLLIGSHIYGKLLKTTITPEGETIILDQVNIEFIVDAGNENLFFISPLTIYHIIDKNSPFFHMAAETILQQDFELVVFLDGTVEATSATCQVRTSYIPEEVLWGYRFAPIVSKTKEGKYRVDFQNFSKTVAVETPHCAFCLYNEKAKAKEKKGYDNPGFVLSEVSETSDTKM, via the coding sequence ATGTTCAGCTACCTCCGGAAACGCTTCAGCAGGCACATCAGAGAACGCAGCAGGAGGAGAGCCAGGCTTGTCTCCAAAGATGGAAGGTGTAACATCGAGTTTGGCAATGTAGGACAGTCAAGGTTTGTCTTTTTGATTGATATATGGACAACTATCCTGGATCTCAGATGGAGATACAAAATGACAATCTTCATTTCAGCATTCTTAGGCAGCTGGTTTCTGTTTGGTCTCCTCTGGTATGTTGTGGCATACATACACAAAGATCTTCCAGAATTCAATCCTTCCATAAATCACACCCCCTGTGTCGAGAATATCAATGGCCTGACTTCAGCTTTCCTGTTCTCCTTGGAGACCCAGGTGACCATCGGTTATGGCTTCAGATGTGTCACAGAGCAATGTGCCACTGCCATTTTCCTGCTTATCTTCCAGTCTATCTTAGGGGTAATCATCAATTCCTTTATGTGTGGTGCCATCCTAGCCAAGATATCAAGGTCCAAAAACCGGGCTAAGACCATCACCTTCAGCAAGAATGCAGTCATCAGCAAACGTGGTGGGAAGCTCTGTCTCCTTATCCGGGTGGCAAACCTCAGGAAGAGTCTGCTGATTGGGAGTCACATCTATGGGAAGCTTCTGAAGACCACTATCACCCCAGAAGGAGAAACCATCATTTTGGACCAGGTCAACATAGAATTTATAGTGGATGCTGGCAACGAGAACCTCTTCTTCATCTCCCCATTAACTATCTATCATATCATAGATAAGAACAGCCCGTTCTTCCACATGGCAGCAGAAACCATTCTGCAGCAAGATTTCGAACTGGTGGTGTTTTTAGATGGCACTGTTGAAGCCACCAGTGCTACCTGTCAAGTGAGGACATCCTACATCCCAGAAGAGGTGCTCTGGGGTTACCGCTTTGCTCCCATTGTGTCCAAGACCAAAGAAGGGAAATATAGAGTAGATTTCCAGAACTTCAGCAAGACAGTGGCTGTGGAGACTCCCCACTGTGCCTTCTGTCTCTACAACGAGAAAGCTAAAgccaaagagaagaaaggttATGATAATCCTGGCTTTGTTTTGTCAGAAGTCAGTGAAACCAGTGACACAAAAATGTAG